The stretch of DNA cAACTCATATAGCGAAGGAAGACGAGGTGGTAAATCTATCGCTACCAAAGCTAGTGAGTGGATGTCGAACTGGAATGTATTCAGTTTCTGTAATTATtaacctcatcatcccacaGTCGTCGATGCTGCTCTCCAATCTTGTCCTCTTGTCGAACACGTCCTTGTCCTCCGAAGAACCGGAAACAAAGTACCCTTCACTGAAGGACGAGATAAATGGTGGGACGAGGAATGTGCCAAAGTCCCAACTTACTGCCCCTGTGAACCTATGGCTTCAGAAGATCCCCTTTTCATCCTTTACGTGAGTATCATCTTGCAATAACGAAAGAACGGAAATCTGACACTATACATCCAGACCTCCGGTTCCACTGGTAAACCCAAAGGTGTGGTCCACTGTACCGCTGGTTACCTTCTCGGTGCCTACCTTACCGTCAAATATGTCTTCGATGTACACCCCACCGACAAATTCGCGTGTATGGCCGACGTAGGATGGATCACTGGTCACACTTACATCGTATATGGTCCTCTCGCTAACGGTGTGACTACTACCGTGTTCGAATCGACCCCAGTCTACCCTACTGCCTCTCGATACTGGGACTTTGTCGACAAATGGAAGGCTACCCACTTGTACACTGCTCCAACAGCTATTCGATTACTTCGACGAATGGGTGAAGAACACGTCAAGAATCACGATTTGTCATCTTTGAGGGTATTAGGATCGGTGGGTGAACCGATCAACCCCGAGGCATGGCATTGGTACAATGATTTCgcaggaaagaagaattgtGCGATCGTTGATACCTACTGGATGACTGAAACTGGATCGATCGTAGTTACACCTTTACCAGGTGCCATCTCGACCAAACCTGGTTCAGCTACTTTCCCATTCTTCGGTATGGACGTTGATATCATCGATCCTCAATCCGGACAAGTCCTCCAAGGAAATGACGTAGAAGGTGTCTTGGTCGCTAAGAAACCTTGGCCTTCGCTTGCCCGAACTGTGTTCAAAGATCACAAGAGGTATTTGGAGACTTACATGAAGCCTTATCCCGGGTACTTCTTCTTTGGAGATGGTGCTGCAAGAGATTACGATGGATATATCTGGATCAAAGGAAgagttgatggtgagttggatccGCCGAATAATGATCAAAGGCAAtcaaatgctgatatgtaccatctcctttcttttcaACCCATCAGACGTCATCAAGTAAGTTACCTGAAAACATTGTAATAAACACACTACAATCTCATACTGACTCATTTCGGCCTACAGCGTATCAGGTCACCGACTGTCAACCGCCGAAGTCGAATCGGCCTTGATCCTCCACAAGGGAGTAGCCGAGACTGCCGTCGTCGGTTCCCATGACGACATCACAGGTCAAGCTGTATACGCCTTTGTCACTATGAAACCTGAGTTCGATCTGAAATCAACCAAAGAAGCAGACTTGAATAAAGAATTGGCTATCCAGGTTAGGAAGGTTATTGGACCTTTTGCTGCTCCCAAGAAGATTGTAAGTCTATGCACGATTAGGTCAGATGGTTAGGCGTTAATGCTCATGCTGGATGTATTTGCAGTACCTCGTCACTGATCTACCCAAGACTCGATCAGGTAAAATCATGAGACGTATCTTGAGGAAGATTGTcgctggagaaggtgatcaaTTGGGTGATCTGTCATCTATAGCTGATCCTtcgattgttgatgagagtgagtgattagTTTTTTGGTTTTGCA from Kwoniella europaea PYCC6329 chromosome 2, complete sequence encodes:
- a CDS encoding acetyl-coenzyme A synthetase, which translates into the protein MSAAETVAHHVHPLPDSVPESEDLFPPPPRLRGEEGRPKPHIGPNYQAYLNEWKKTVGPDSDKWWAEKAKECLDWYTPFKTVRAGGFEQGDVQWFPEGTLNASYNCLDRHFYANPEKTAIIYEADEPSESREISYAELMRETCRVANVLKSWGVKKGDAVSVYLPMTWQAAAAFLACARIGAVHSAVFAGFSAESLRDRVNDCECKVLITTDEGRRGGKSIATKAIVDAALQSCPLVEHVLVLRRTGNKVPFTEGRDKWWDEECAKVPTYCPCEPMASEDPLFILYTSGSTGKPKGVVHCTAGYLLGAYLTVKYVFDVHPTDKFACMADVGWITGHTYIVYGPLANGVTTTVFESTPVYPTASRYWDFVDKWKATHLYTAPTAIRLLRRMGEEHVKNHDLSSLRVLGSVGEPINPEAWHWYNDFAGKKNCAIVDTYWMTETGSIVVTPLPGAISTKPGSATFPFFGMDVDIIDPQSGQVLQGNDVEGVLVAKKPWPSLARTVFKDHKRYLETYMKPYPGYFFFGDGAARDYDGYIWIKGRVDGDVSGHRLSTAEVESALILHKGVAETAVVGSHDDITGQAVYAFVTMKPEFDLKSTKEADLNKELAIQVRKVIGPFAAPKKIYLVTDLPKTRSGKIMRRILRKIVAGEGDQLGDLSSIADPSIVDEIKNKVASAAAK